From Cecembia calidifontis, one genomic window encodes:
- a CDS encoding nucleoside hydrolase, translating into MKQKIIYFAIFLGCCIVWSCSSPRQESGLEPNVENPKIRLIYDTDANNELDDQFALMYLLVNGPTFDLEGVTVNATKSGGNIDQHYEEAKRILQLGQRFGQIPLLKGADASFEAIRAHVQETDFDGKAGVDFIIEEANKSHDQELILLAVGKLTNVALALEKDPSIASKMRVVWLGSNYPKPGEYNQDNDTVSVNYVLNTQVPFEMVTVRYGEPSGTDAVKVTQAEINQKMPGMGPQIELPIIGRHGGEFFNFGDYAVSLFEHIDYYSDPPARALFDMVAAAILKNPDWGEKKEIPAPILINNEWVERPGNPRKIIVWENFDRDAVINDFYHTLENYQLVNPK; encoded by the coding sequence ATGAAACAGAAAATCATCTACTTCGCCATTTTCTTAGGATGCTGTATAGTATGGTCCTGTTCCTCCCCTAGACAGGAAAGCGGACTTGAACCAAATGTGGAAAATCCTAAAATCAGATTGATTTATGATACCGATGCCAACAATGAACTGGATGATCAGTTTGCCCTGATGTACCTTTTGGTCAATGGTCCCACATTTGATTTGGAAGGTGTAACTGTCAATGCCACCAAAAGCGGAGGTAATATTGATCAGCATTATGAAGAGGCCAAGCGGATTCTTCAGCTGGGACAACGCTTTGGGCAAATCCCCCTCCTGAAAGGAGCAGATGCTTCCTTTGAAGCCATCCGGGCACATGTGCAGGAAACTGATTTTGACGGAAAGGCAGGAGTGGATTTCATCATAGAAGAGGCCAACAAAAGCCATGATCAGGAATTGATCCTTCTTGCGGTGGGAAAATTGACCAATGTGGCTTTGGCCTTGGAAAAAGACCCCTCCATTGCATCCAAAATGCGGGTGGTCTGGTTGGGTTCCAATTACCCCAAACCGGGTGAATACAATCAGGACAACGATACCGTTTCGGTGAATTATGTGCTGAATACCCAGGTACCTTTTGAAATGGTGACAGTTCGGTATGGAGAACCAAGCGGTACAGACGCGGTAAAGGTGACCCAAGCAGAAATCAACCAAAAAATGCCCGGCATGGGACCTCAGATTGAATTGCCAATTATAGGCCGTCACGGCGGGGAGTTTTTCAATTTTGGAGATTATGCGGTAAGCCTCTTTGAGCACATTGATTATTACTCAGATCCTCCCGCCCGGGCACTGTTCGATATGGTGGCCGCTGCTATCCTTAAAAATCCAGATTGGGGAGAGAAAAAAGAAATTCCAGCTCCTATTCTGATCAATAATGAATGGGTAGAAAGACCGGGCAATCCAAGAAAAATCATTGTTTGGGAAAACTTTGACCGCGATGCAGTCATCAATGATTTCTACCATACCCTCGAAAATTATCAATTGGTCAACCCTAAATAA
- a CDS encoding ADP-ribosylglycohydrolase family protein produces the protein MKSSLFLTCFIVFSFLLFSCQNPQSSQSLFEDAQEISLSKTSLQDKIKGGWAGQVIGCTYGGPTEFRFNGTMIGDHIPIPWDENQMKWWYENVPGLYDDVYMDLTFVDVFEKYGIDAPDSLHALAFAHAEYQLWHANQAARYNILSGIMPPASGFWKNNPHSDDIDFQIEADFAGLMAPGMVNTAADIGNRIGHIMNYGDGVYGGIYVAGMYALAFVHDDMEFIVEEALKTIPKESEFHQCITDVIQWYSQYPDDWKRNWFEVQKKWSFDKGCPDGVFKAFNIDAKINAAYIVIGLLYGKGDYGKTIDIATRCGQDSDCNPANAGGILGTMIGYSKIPDYWKQGIDKVEDMNFKYTDMSLNKVYEIGLKHALEITARNGGRIEGDQVIISYQKPKTLPLEVGFEGIYPTKRMNLAKNLNTANQEVAFKIQGKGLVITGEAVKEASLSHDNLLLNVWIDGKLMEEVRMPTNFQSRKHEIFWFYDLEEGDHEVRLQAKQIPQGYQVNVREALLFSSINPGNQNY, from the coding sequence ATGAAATCAAGCCTTTTCCTGACATGTTTTATAGTCTTTTCTTTTCTGCTTTTTTCATGCCAAAATCCCCAGTCTTCCCAAAGCCTGTTTGAGGATGCTCAGGAAATTTCTCTTTCCAAAACTTCCCTCCAAGACAAGATCAAAGGTGGTTGGGCAGGTCAGGTGATCGGATGTACCTATGGTGGCCCTACAGAATTCAGGTTCAACGGGACCATGATAGGGGACCATATTCCCATTCCCTGGGATGAAAACCAAATGAAGTGGTGGTATGAAAATGTGCCAGGGCTATATGACGATGTCTATATGGACCTGACTTTTGTGGATGTTTTTGAAAAATATGGAATAGATGCCCCTGATTCCCTGCATGCCCTTGCTTTTGCCCATGCGGAATACCAATTATGGCATGCCAATCAAGCAGCCAGGTACAATATATTGAGTGGTATCATGCCCCCTGCTTCCGGGTTTTGGAAAAATAATCCCCATTCTGACGACATTGATTTTCAGATTGAAGCTGATTTTGCTGGTTTGATGGCACCGGGAATGGTCAATACTGCAGCTGATATCGGCAACCGTATCGGACATATCATGAATTATGGGGATGGGGTATATGGGGGAATTTATGTGGCTGGGATGTATGCACTCGCTTTTGTCCATGATGACATGGAATTTATTGTCGAGGAAGCATTAAAAACTATACCTAAGGAAAGCGAATTTCACCAATGCATCACAGATGTCATCCAATGGTACAGTCAATATCCGGATGATTGGAAACGCAACTGGTTTGAAGTGCAGAAAAAATGGAGCTTCGACAAAGGCTGCCCGGATGGGGTTTTCAAAGCCTTCAACATCGATGCAAAAATCAATGCAGCCTACATTGTGATAGGCTTACTGTACGGCAAAGGGGATTATGGGAAGACGATTGATATAGCTACCCGCTGTGGTCAGGATTCGGATTGTAATCCCGCCAATGCAGGGGGCATTTTGGGAACCATGATCGGCTACAGTAAAATCCCGGATTATTGGAAACAGGGAATTGACAAAGTGGAGGATATGAATTTCAAATACACTGACATGTCCCTCAACAAAGTATATGAAATTGGGCTGAAACATGCCCTGGAAATAACTGCCCGGAACGGCGGAAGGATTGAGGGTGATCAGGTAATCATATCTTACCAAAAACCCAAAACCCTGCCATTGGAAGTCGGTTTTGAAGGCATTTATCCTACCAAAAGGATGAATCTTGCCAAAAACCTGAATACGGCCAATCAGGAGGTTGCTTTCAAAATTCAGGGGAAAGGTCTTGTAATCACCGGAGAGGCAGTAAAGGAAGCCTCCTTGAGCCATGATAACCTCTTGCTTAATGTTTGGATTGATGGAAAATTAATGGAAGAAGTCCGCATGCCCACCAACTTTCAAAGCCGAAAACATGAAATCTTTTGGTTTTATGACCTGGAGGAAGGTGATCATGAAGTAAGGTTGCAAGCCAAACAGATCCCTCAGGGCTATCAGGTGAATGTCAGGGAAGCATTGTTGTTTTCTTCTATCAATCCAGGAAATCAAAACTATTAA
- the rbsK gene encoding ribokinase, translating to MTQKPKILVIGSANMDMVIQSDHFPVPGETIIGGDFSLIPGGKGANQAVAAARLGGDVCFITRLGEDIFGSQNLLNFQKEGIDTSYIHQIPEVPSGVALITVDKSGENTIIVAPGANAHLTVGDMKASEQRFEETELILLQLEIPLETVVAAAALGNKLGKKVLLNPAPAQKLPDKLYRYLQLITPNETEAEFLTGIAIDGEASAEKAAKFFIERGVQDVIITLGSKGAYLHSSNFKGILPTSKVTAKDTTAAGDTFNGALAVALGKGLPIKDAVNFAMKAATLSVQRMGAQTSIPYIHELSIP from the coding sequence ATGACCCAAAAACCCAAAATATTGGTCATTGGAAGCGCCAATATGGACATGGTGATTCAGTCCGATCACTTCCCAGTTCCCGGTGAAACGATCATCGGTGGGGATTTCTCACTGATTCCAGGGGGCAAAGGAGCAAATCAGGCGGTGGCGGCAGCACGTCTAGGCGGAGATGTATGCTTCATTACCCGCTTAGGGGAAGATATTTTCGGCAGTCAAAACCTGCTCAATTTCCAAAAAGAAGGCATAGATACCAGTTACATCCATCAGATACCGGAAGTACCTTCCGGCGTGGCCCTGATTACGGTGGATAAAAGCGGAGAAAATACCATCATCGTGGCACCGGGAGCAAATGCCCATTTGACGGTAGGAGATATGAAAGCTTCTGAACAGCGCTTTGAGGAAACTGAATTGATTTTGTTGCAACTGGAAATCCCATTGGAAACAGTGGTGGCTGCTGCGGCATTGGGCAATAAATTGGGTAAAAAAGTACTGCTAAATCCGGCCCCTGCCCAAAAACTGCCGGACAAGCTTTACAGATACCTTCAGCTCATAACACCCAATGAAACGGAAGCTGAGTTTTTGACGGGGATTGCTATTGATGGGGAAGCTTCAGCCGAAAAAGCTGCCAAGTTTTTCATTGAAAGAGGAGTACAGGATGTCATCATTACCCTTGGATCCAAGGGGGCCTATCTTCACAGCAGTAATTTCAAAGGAATTTTACCAACTTCCAAAGTGACTGCCAAAGACACCACCGCGGCCGGGGATACTTTCAACGGCGCCCTCGCCGTGGCGCTTGGAAAAGGATTACCCATAAAAGATGCGGTAAACTTTGCGATGAAAGCAGCTACGCTTTCCGTGCAAAGGATGGGGGCACAGACCTCCATCCCTTATATACATGAATTGTCCATCCCTTGA
- a CDS encoding Gfo/Idh/MocA family protein, whose translation MKKNTPVFSRRKFLGTSLLSAASLSFIPGLSSAKNSLLASAEDIHQIRLGFIGVGRQAMGILNGMMRIPGVEVLACADVYEIKRERFKLRVNRIANELGKASPNVNVYANYKELLERPDIDAVVIASPDHWHALMAIDACNAGKDVYLEKPLTLTIYEGQKLVEAVRANSTVLAVGSQQRSDLNFQHAARMVLRGRIGKVQKVLVHVGQPEHPRRYDLEKQQVPKGLDWKAWLGPLPEMHFNEQLNPPISLDPEENEKLWGAWRWFKETGGGYMTDWGAHMFDIAQWGLGMDRSGPIKVIPAADGKPLTYQYANGVEMIVGPFDEGRQGVKFIGDKGWIKVSRGNFDSSDESLKPTMERPALGYPPHYWDFIDSVIKRKDPIVPVEVGHSTCVVCTIGNIAHELGRPLDWDPVNQTFPNDWEARARLHYNYENGYKL comes from the coding sequence ATGAAAAAAAATACCCCGGTTTTTTCCCGGAGAAAATTTCTGGGAACCAGTCTGCTCAGTGCGGCCAGTCTTTCCTTTATTCCCGGGCTGAGTTCTGCAAAAAATTCTCTTTTAGCATCAGCAGAAGACATCCATCAAATCAGGCTTGGTTTTATCGGAGTAGGAAGACAGGCCATGGGCATATTGAATGGCATGATGCGCATCCCGGGAGTGGAAGTATTGGCCTGTGCGGATGTTTATGAAATCAAAAGGGAAAGATTCAAACTCAGGGTCAACCGGATTGCGAATGAATTGGGTAAGGCAAGCCCCAATGTCAATGTTTATGCAAATTACAAGGAGCTTTTGGAAAGACCTGATATCGATGCGGTAGTAATCGCTTCCCCAGACCATTGGCATGCCCTGATGGCCATAGATGCCTGCAATGCAGGGAAGGATGTCTACCTGGAAAAACCGCTTACCCTTACCATCTATGAAGGTCAGAAGTTGGTCGAGGCAGTAAGAGCAAACAGCACGGTACTGGCCGTAGGCAGTCAGCAGCGCTCTGACCTGAATTTCCAGCATGCAGCAAGGATGGTACTCAGGGGGAGAATTGGAAAGGTACAAAAGGTTTTGGTGCATGTAGGACAGCCTGAACACCCCCGACGGTACGACCTGGAAAAACAGCAGGTTCCCAAAGGACTGGATTGGAAAGCCTGGTTGGGACCTTTACCTGAAATGCATTTCAATGAACAGCTTAACCCTCCCATTTCCCTAGATCCGGAAGAAAATGAAAAGCTTTGGGGTGCCTGGAGATGGTTCAAAGAAACAGGAGGGGGGTATATGACCGATTGGGGAGCGCATATGTTTGATATTGCTCAGTGGGGCTTAGGGATGGACAGAAGCGGTCCCATCAAAGTGATTCCTGCTGCGGACGGCAAGCCTCTGACCTATCAATATGCCAATGGGGTGGAAATGATCGTGGGACCCTTTGATGAGGGAAGACAGGGCGTTAAATTTATTGGGGACAAGGGCTGGATTAAGGTCTCCCGTGGAAATTTTGATTCCTCGGATGAAAGCTTAAAACCTACCATGGAAAGACCCGCTCTGGGTTATCCCCCACATTATTGGGATTTTATTGATTCAGTGATCAAAAGAAAAGATCCCATTGTACCCGTAGAAGTCGGACACAGTACCTGTGTGGTCTGTACCATTGGAAACATTGCACATGAACTGGGCAGGCCTCTGGATTGGGATCCGGTCAATCAGACTTTCCCAAATGATTGGGAAGCCCGGGCACGGCTGCATTACAACTATGAAAACGGATATAAACTTTAA
- a CDS encoding sugar phosphate isomerase/epimerase family protein: MNNRRDFLKISSAFTLGALLKPQSLWAESLAKKPIGLQLYSLREAMREDPQNTLRLVASIGYKSLETASYADGKVYGMEPVFFRKYIEDLGMRLRSAHVGGPRTYDPAKKGEALDWWKKAVADHKAMGAKYLIKPSMPIPTTLKELDNWIDYYNSIGEIAKKSGMLFGFHNHAREFETIEGKIMMDYMIENTDPKLVCFELDVYWSQKGGQDPVAYLERYGGRFPLLHIKDEEEIGASGTMDFEAIFKAAYKQGMKDYFVEVERYNFEPIESVQKSFEYLKRSTFVR, from the coding sequence ATGAACAATAGAAGAGATTTTCTGAAAATATCCAGCGCCTTCACTTTGGGTGCCCTTTTGAAACCCCAATCATTGTGGGCGGAAAGTTTGGCTAAAAAACCCATCGGTCTGCAACTCTATTCTCTTCGGGAGGCCATGCGGGAAGATCCGCAAAACACCCTGAGGTTAGTAGCTTCCATAGGGTACAAAAGCCTGGAAACAGCCAGCTATGCAGACGGAAAGGTCTATGGGATGGAGCCTGTCTTTTTCAGAAAATACATTGAGGACTTGGGAATGAGATTGAGATCGGCCCATGTGGGTGGACCAAGAACTTATGATCCTGCCAAAAAAGGGGAGGCTTTGGACTGGTGGAAAAAAGCAGTAGCAGACCACAAGGCCATGGGTGCCAAATACCTGATCAAACCTTCTATGCCCATCCCTACCACTTTAAAGGAACTGGATAACTGGATCGACTATTACAACAGTATCGGGGAAATTGCCAAAAAATCAGGAATGCTATTTGGATTTCACAACCATGCCAGGGAATTTGAGACCATTGAAGGAAAAATCATGATGGATTACATGATCGAAAATACCGATCCCAAATTGGTCTGCTTCGAATTGGATGTTTACTGGAGTCAAAAAGGTGGTCAGGATCCGGTAGCTTATCTGGAAAGGTATGGAGGAAGGTTTCCCCTGCTGCACATCAAAGATGAAGAGGAAATCGGGGCAAGTGGGACCATGGATTTCGAGGCCATCTTTAAAGCAGCCTACAAACAGGGGATGAAAGATTATTTTGTTGAAGTAGAAAGGTACAATTTTGAGCCCATTGAAAGCGTTCAAAAAAGCTTTGAGTATTTGAAGCGTTCCACATTTGTTAGGTAA
- a CDS encoding alpha-L-rhamnosidase N-terminal domain-containing protein, with product MVYRQLLSLSLLVLLWVFLGIEMPLAEAHSSSDVILLSTPPYGESINMDSNPQATGPAGQKEEQRPGPEWKARWISLPENELPRYAVVQARNEIELKSIPEELLIDVSAVIRYKLFVNGKYIGQGPANNDLKHYSYDTYDLAPHLQKGKNVIGLTVFSLGEMNPLRYHDLGLRFIVRTENTEFERTINTGTGSWKLMVNFAHQPTYRGKDFEIYGYFAMGGGEAISGNQYPWGWHQVGFDDNMWKSPRNLDPGRPYGHSHSYGHAEISLTKRDIPLMNEETEKHPKIRKTTGYWDEALFNQWQNQQSLRIPKNTSTTILLDQGYMTKGHTHFTFSRGKGALVEVAYAEALFGPDRKQGHRDEIEGKKLIGQKDRYLLDGGKSRTYSQLLPRTWRFIELHIQTGEEELILDNYFAHKFYYPFQQAGSFKTPFKIHEDIWEVGWRTALLCADETYMDCPYYEQLQYVGDTRVQALISLYAAGDDRLVKNSIRQFAHSITDEGITQSRYPSSLPQMIPPYSLFWINMLHDYYLHREDPEFIKAYIPQVVSILHWFENKLDKDYILGPMPWWSYTDVTRWEMASPPGFADGGSLVMTLQYVYAIQEAIPLFEAFDKPYLANHFRDLSTKIKKQVLTKGWDKNRGLMADKEDKSSFSQHANIFAILTETVDKSLQSKLFQKIISEEGLAQANIYFRFYLTRAAQKSGNGDYFINNLQTWEQMLEEGLTTFAEHEVQTRSDCHAWSASPNFEFIHTVCGIQPAEAYFKSVLIAPNPGNLSTFEGSMPHPKGDIHTKYDFGKQRAEIILPEGLNGRFEWKGKKYNLKSGSNTITW from the coding sequence ATGGTTTACAGGCAACTCCTATCTCTTTCCTTGCTTGTTTTGTTATGGGTATTTCTGGGTATTGAAATGCCTTTGGCAGAAGCCCATTCCTCTTCTGATGTTATCCTACTGTCCACTCCTCCTTACGGGGAATCCATAAATATGGACAGTAATCCTCAAGCAACTGGACCTGCAGGACAAAAGGAAGAACAAAGGCCCGGGCCGGAATGGAAAGCCCGATGGATCAGCTTGCCGGAAAACGAGTTGCCCCGCTATGCGGTAGTACAGGCAAGAAATGAGATAGAATTGAAAAGCATTCCTGAAGAACTGCTCATTGATGTATCGGCGGTTATCCGTTACAAACTCTTTGTGAATGGAAAATATATCGGTCAAGGGCCTGCCAATAATGACCTGAAACATTACAGTTATGATACCTATGACCTGGCTCCACATCTTCAGAAAGGAAAAAATGTGATTGGATTGACCGTATTTTCCTTGGGGGAAATGAACCCACTACGCTATCATGACCTGGGTTTGAGGTTTATTGTCCGAACTGAAAACACGGAATTTGAAAGGACAATCAATACAGGGACAGGTTCTTGGAAATTAATGGTCAATTTCGCCCATCAGCCAACGTACAGGGGTAAAGATTTTGAAATCTATGGCTATTTTGCCATGGGAGGAGGAGAGGCGATCAGCGGGAATCAATATCCCTGGGGCTGGCATCAGGTAGGTTTTGATGACAACATGTGGAAAAGTCCCAGAAACCTCGATCCGGGAAGACCCTACGGCCATTCCCATTCTTATGGACATGCCGAAATCAGCCTGACCAAAAGGGACATTCCCTTGATGAATGAAGAGACAGAGAAACATCCCAAAATCCGAAAAACAACAGGATATTGGGATGAAGCACTTTTCAACCAATGGCAAAACCAACAATCTTTGAGGATACCAAAAAACACCAGCACCACCATCTTGTTGGATCAGGGTTACATGACCAAAGGACATACCCATTTTACTTTTTCCCGGGGAAAAGGAGCATTAGTGGAAGTAGCCTATGCAGAAGCCCTTTTTGGACCGGACAGAAAACAGGGCCATCGGGATGAAATAGAAGGAAAAAAGCTGATTGGCCAAAAGGACCGGTATCTATTGGATGGAGGAAAAAGCAGAACCTACTCCCAGCTGTTGCCACGTACCTGGCGCTTTATTGAACTGCACATCCAAACAGGGGAGGAAGAGCTTATTTTAGATAATTATTTTGCACACAAATTTTATTATCCCTTTCAACAGGCAGGAAGCTTCAAAACACCTTTCAAAATCCATGAGGACATTTGGGAAGTGGGTTGGCGCACAGCACTGCTATGTGCCGATGAAACCTATATGGACTGCCCTTATTACGAACAATTACAATATGTTGGGGATACACGGGTACAGGCCTTGATTTCCTTATATGCAGCAGGAGATGACAGGTTGGTGAAAAATTCTATCCGACAGTTTGCCCACTCCATCACAGATGAAGGAATCACGCAAAGCCGTTATCCTTCCAGTTTGCCACAAATGATCCCTCCCTATTCCCTGTTTTGGATCAATATGCTTCATGACTATTACCTCCACAGGGAAGATCCCGAATTTATTAAAGCCTATATACCGCAAGTTGTCTCTATTCTCCATTGGTTCGAAAACAAATTGGACAAGGATTATATTTTAGGCCCTATGCCATGGTGGTCCTATACCGACGTTACTAGATGGGAAATGGCTTCTCCCCCAGGGTTTGCAGATGGCGGTTCCCTGGTTATGACCCTGCAATATGTTTACGCCATTCAAGAGGCCATCCCCCTTTTTGAAGCATTCGATAAGCCATACCTCGCCAATCACTTTAGGGACTTATCCACAAAAATCAAAAAACAAGTGCTTACCAAAGGATGGGATAAAAATAGGGGTTTAATGGCAGACAAGGAGGACAAAAGCAGCTTCAGTCAGCATGCCAATATCTTTGCAATTCTGACGGAAACAGTGGATAAGTCCCTTCAAAGTAAGCTTTTCCAAAAAATCATTTCAGAGGAAGGACTTGCCCAGGCCAACATTTATTTTAGGTTTTACCTTACCCGTGCAGCACAAAAAAGTGGAAATGGCGATTACTTTATCAACAACCTACAGACTTGGGAACAGATGTTGGAAGAAGGGCTGACCACTTTTGCAGAGCATGAGGTACAGACCCGCTCAGACTGTCATGCCTGGAGTGCCAGTCCCAATTTTGAGTTTATCCACACCGTATGCGGTATTCAGCCGGCAGAAGCTTACTTTAAATCGGTGCTGATCGCTCCCAATCCAGGCAACTTATCCACATTTGAAGGGAGCATGCCCCATCCAAAAGGAGACATCCATACCAAATATGATTTCGGAAAGCAGCGTGCAGAAATCATATTGCCGGAAGGACTGAACGGGAGATTCGAATGGAAAGGAAAAAAGTATAACCTAAAATCAGGAAGCAATACAATCACATGGTAA
- a CDS encoding redoxin domain-containing protein has translation MKASHLSTLLIAGICLIASCGPQQSMEGAKPNGEFIPNPQEMAEQPVGKLAIGDKAPYFNLPNVDGKFVSIDDFKEADVLVINFTCNHCPTAQAYEERFINLVKEYGPKGVAFVAISPNSPIGILPEELGYTDLNDDYHSMQIRYKDMNYNFPYLYDGDTHEYSLAYGPVATPHVFVFDKDRKLTYSGRLDASEKPGTANAEDLRNAIDKTLAGEALEPDKAITPAFGCSTKWAWKNEFAIKTNEEWKKKPVTLEKISTSELAELMENKTDQLLLINFWATWCGPCVVEYPEFIEIQRMYGARDFRFVSLSMDNPEHEDKVLKFLKSKYSAVTNYQIDTDDKYAVIDVVKNDWDGSLPLTLLIEPGGKVAYKVPGTIKTLELRRAIVDHPMIGRYY, from the coding sequence ATGAAAGCAAGTCATTTATCCACACTATTGATCGCAGGTATATGCCTGATAGCCTCCTGTGGGCCTCAACAAAGCATGGAGGGGGCAAAGCCCAACGGAGAATTTATACCCAATCCGCAGGAAATGGCAGAACAGCCCGTAGGGAAATTGGCTATTGGAGATAAGGCCCCCTATTTCAATTTGCCCAATGTGGACGGAAAATTTGTATCCATTGATGATTTCAAAGAAGCAGACGTCCTGGTCATCAATTTCACCTGTAACCACTGCCCAACGGCTCAGGCTTATGAGGAAAGGTTTATCAACCTGGTAAAGGAATACGGTCCCAAAGGGGTCGCCTTTGTCGCCATTTCTCCCAATAGCCCAATTGGGATTTTGCCAGAGGAATTGGGCTATACGGACCTGAACGATGATTACCATAGCATGCAGATCCGCTACAAGGACATGAATTATAACTTCCCATACCTTTATGATGGGGACACCCACGAATATTCCTTGGCCTATGGACCTGTAGCCACCCCCCATGTTTTTGTTTTTGACAAGGATAGAAAACTTACCTATTCCGGAAGATTGGATGCTTCCGAAAAGCCGGGAACTGCGAATGCAGAAGATCTGAGAAATGCCATTGACAAAACCCTGGCAGGAGAGGCCTTAGAACCCGACAAGGCCATTACCCCCGCCTTCGGCTGTTCTACAAAATGGGCCTGGAAAAATGAGTTTGCCATTAAAACCAACGAAGAATGGAAAAAGAAACCTGTCACTTTGGAAAAGATATCCACAAGTGAACTGGCAGAACTAATGGAGAATAAGACGGATCAACTCTTGTTAATCAACTTTTGGGCGACATGGTGCGGCCCTTGTGTGGTGGAATATCCTGAATTCATTGAAATACAGCGCATGTACGGTGCCAGGGATTTCCGATTTGTGTCTTTAAGTATGGACAACCCCGAGCATGAAGATAAGGTGCTGAAGTTCCTGAAATCCAAATATTCCGCAGTGACCAATTATCAGATTGATACAGATGATAAATATGCGGTAATTGATGTGGTGAAAAATGACTGGGATGGAAGTTTACCTTTAACCCTATTGATCGAACCGGGAGGTAAGGTGGCTTATAAAGTTCCGGGAACGATCAAAACACTGGAGCTTCGTAGGGCTATCGTGGACCATCCCATGATTGGAAGGTATTATTGA
- a CDS encoding metallophosphoesterase: MRNRFLEILKWPIVFLLRKPTLWISKKVSASPDREYVFERLTALYQDIVDNPKTKQGALYNLDLKNGTTIIFSDHHKGNRGRSDEFRFSEQNYLTALEYYEQQKANYINLGDAEEFWKFNIFSIIKHNQATFEAEKKFVKRNAFYKIYGNHDIFWKIDPFAKMFLREVYGKAINIYGGIVVRVRFEDGNHIDVFCTHGHQGDKRSDGNQFSIWFVSYIWAPLQSFLNININTPANVKTEKTLHNRLMYEWSQQQKNLILVTGHTHQPIFHSYSHIQTLKSQLEEAIANSQNDLVREIKEKIARHPSQCDGSPKPTSHYKPTYFNAGCCCYSDHSITGIEIADGFVRLVSWKEGDGKPKREVMEELPLSELRHMFFG; encoded by the coding sequence ATGCGCAATAGATTTTTAGAAATCCTCAAATGGCCCATCGTTTTTCTTTTAAGGAAACCTACATTGTGGATTTCCAAAAAAGTATCGGCTTCACCTGATAGGGAATATGTTTTTGAAAGGTTGACAGCATTATACCAGGATATTGTGGATAATCCCAAAACCAAACAAGGGGCTCTATACAATTTGGATTTAAAAAATGGAACTACTATCATTTTTTCCGATCATCATAAAGGCAACCGGGGCCGTAGCGATGAATTTCGGTTTTCAGAGCAAAACTACCTTACAGCCCTGGAATATTATGAGCAGCAAAAAGCCAATTATATCAATTTGGGCGATGCAGAAGAATTCTGGAAGTTTAATATTTTTTCCATTATCAAACATAACCAAGCTACTTTTGAGGCAGAGAAAAAGTTTGTCAAAAGAAATGCTTTCTATAAGATTTATGGGAACCATGACATTTTCTGGAAAATCGATCCTTTTGCCAAAATGTTTCTCCGTGAGGTCTATGGCAAAGCCATCAATATTTATGGGGGTATTGTGGTCAGGGTCAGGTTTGAGGACGGAAATCACATCGATGTATTTTGTACCCATGGGCATCAGGGGGACAAAAGGTCTGATGGTAATCAGTTTTCTATATGGTTTGTCTCTTATATATGGGCCCCTTTGCAGTCATTTTTGAATATCAACATCAATACACCGGCAAATGTAAAGACTGAAAAAACCCTGCATAACCGCCTGATGTACGAATGGAGTCAACAGCAGAAAAACTTGATTTTGGTCACCGGACACACGCATCAACCGATTTTTCATTCCTACAGCCATATTCAAACGCTAAAATCGCAGTTGGAAGAGGCCATTGCCAATAGCCAAAATGACTTGGTCAGGGAAATTAAGGAAAAAATAGCCAGGCATCCCAGTCAGTGTGATGGTTCTCCAAAACCTACATCGCATTACAAGCCTACCTATTTCAATGCAGGATGCTGCTGTTACAGTGACCACAGCATTACGGGCATTGAGATTGCCGATGGTTTTGTCCGCTTGGTAAGTTGGAAGGAAGGGGATGGCAAACCCAAGAGGGAAGTCATGGAAGAACTTCCCCTGAGTGAACTAAGGCATATGTTTTTCGGATAA
- a CDS encoding MarR family winged helix-turn-helix transcriptional regulator yields the protein MAIQEKEPGFPFYVASRLISQAYREPLEALGLTYPQYLVMLCLWEEDGLMVSQIGDKLSLDSGTLTPLLKRLEAMNLVKRERSEEDERRVEMSRPEIA from the coding sequence ATGGCTATTCAAGAAAAAGAACCCGGATTTCCTTTTTATGTGGCATCAAGGCTGATCTCCCAAGCCTACCGTGAGCCTTTGGAAGCTCTTGGGCTGACCTATCCACAATACCTGGTCATGCTCTGCCTTTGGGAAGAGGATGGGCTGATGGTATCGCAAATTGGGGATAAACTATCCCTGGATTCCGGGACATTGACTCCTTTGTTGAAGCGCCTGGAAGCCATGAACCTGGTTAAAAGAGAAAGGAGCGAGGAAGATGAACGTAGGGTAGAAATGTCACGTCCTGAAATAGCTTGA